CCCCGGGTTCTCGTTTTTCGATCTCGAACCGTCGATGGAGAGCGGACGGCGCCGCGAAGACGCCGTCCAACGGAAGGCCGACCACTACGAAGAGATTTTGAAGCTCGTGATGGGAACCGACCGCTACGAGCGGGCGACTGTGGCCCCGACTCTCATCAAGACGCTCATCAAGGCACTGTTCGACGAGGAATACGGGCGTGAGAACGGGCGATACCGAGCGTCGACGGACTACTTCGCCCACCGACAGCTCGAACACGTCGTCGACCAGCTCTGGGAGGCCGGGCCACCGAACGAGAACATCGGCGACGCCCCACGGTCGAGCGACGAGGAAGTCACGCGGACGATTCGGCGGCAGCTCCAGTTAGATCCAAACACCTTCGCGAACGTGATGGGTGGTGTCGGAAACCGCCTTGCGTACATTTCACAGGATACACACCTACGGCAGATCTTCAACAATACCGAGAACCAGTTCGACTTTCGGGATGTCCTCGACGAGGATACGGTCATCCTCTTCGACCTCGGAGACCTCCGCGACGACGCTGCCCGGATCATGACCGGTGTGATCCTGACCAATCTCGATGCAGCTCTCAAGGACCGCAAACAGGCCCTCTCCCAGCACTCGGACGACTACGTGGTGAACTTGCTCGTTGACGAGGCAGCGTCGGTCGTGGTCTCCGACATCATGAATGATCTCCTCGAGAAAGGCCGGGGATTCCGGCTCTCTGTTGGCCTGTCGATGCAGTTCCCCGAACAGATGGAGGCTGAAGGTGGGCGGAAGATCTACCTGAATGCTCTGAACAACATCGGCAGTTCACTCATCGGGAAAATCAACGTCGACCGGGAACTGGCGCGAGCGATGGCCCACGAAGAGATGGACCCCGCGGATTTCGCCAATCGGATTCGTTCGTTGCCACGAGGGGAGTGGATCGCCAGCTTGCCAAGCCCGACGTTCGGTGAAACGGGGCCGTATCCGTTCAGTCTCGAACCACTCCCGATTCCACCGGGCCACCCCGAGAGCGAATCCCCGCTCACAGAGCGTGAAGAGGAGCAGTTCACTGAGACACTCTCCTCGATGCACGAGGACATCAATGACGAACACGGCGTGCCGGCCGCAACAGACGCCTCAACAACGAGAACACCGACCGACGGACACGGGGTGCTCGATATCGGGAGCGATGACCTAGACGTCGCGATTGCGAAGGTGGTTCGGAGTCTGCAGCTTCGAGAGGAGTGCCGCGAGGAGAACGGCTGGGTGCCCGTTGAAGCAGTTGACGACGAACTCAGGCGGCTCTTCGACGACGTCGACGCCGAGCCGCCATCGTATGATGCACTCGCGGACATTCGAGAACGATCACGATACCTCGATACGACCGTCGATATCGACGCCGACGAGCTCCGCATCCGGCTCACTGAAGCCGGAGAGGATGTCTCGACACCCGATACTGGTAGCGTGCAGGCCGCTGGTGGGAGTGTCCACGACGCAGCACTCCTCCAGATCGAAGAAGAGCTCACCGCACTCGGCTTCACTGTCTCGATCCTCGCACAGGATGGCAGCCAGAAACCTGACGCGAGGGCGAGCCACCCCGACGTTGCAGACCGATTCGCCATCGAAGTCGAAACGACGACACCCGAGAATCCCGCAAAGGTGCTCACGAATCTCCGGAAAGCCCAAGAAGCAGGGGATATCCCGCTGTTTGTCGTTCGCCCAGGAAACGACGAAACTGAGTGGGCCGAGCGTGTCGACGGCATTCTCACACCACCCGTCCGTACCCTCCAGAATGGTGAGACACGGTTCTACACGACTGACTCGAATCTCACGTTCAACGGTGGAGCGACCGAAGAAGGTGGAGTGACGGCCGTGCGACCGGCGACCGACGACGAGAACGGGACCCAGAACATCTGGCAGCGTGATGGCGATGAGATCGTCCTTCGTGATGCCAGCGGGACGGAACACATCCGCCTCCCGTCGCTTGAAAAACTCTCGAAGGACCGTGTTCCAGCCATCTACAGCTACGACCACGCTGCCGACGAGTACGTGGTATACGAGCACGGTGAGCAACACATCTACGAGACGAAATCGAAGTTCAAGGACGACTGGGTGCGTATCAAGAAGCCATTTGTCCCCGAAGCCGAACTCCCCGTACCAGACTACACACGTTCGACGTACGGCATCCTTATCCTTCACGATGAGGCGGAATCGGTCGTGTATGAAGACGGCGGGAAGCGGCCACTCTCGGCAATCACTGACGGGTCGCTCCGTCCGGTATCGCCCGAATCAGCGGCCGCTGACGAACCACCCAGTCAGACCGACCAGGCAGATGAGCCGGTCGAAGAGAAGCAGGAAGACCAATCGCCACCGTCGTTCGAATCGTTCGTCGACGAATATCTTGCCGAAGATGCGGATGGAGCCGTGCCGAAAGATGATGTATTCGATCTCTACAACGACTGGGCAGAAGCACATGGAATCGATGATCCGCTGAATAAGAGCTGGTTCACACGGAAGCTCAACACCCACATCGAGGTAGACTCCACGAAGAAGCGAATCGACGGGGAACCCGTCCCGCATTACACTGGTGTCCGCATCCGGTCTGAAGAGGACTTTCAGCCATGAAATGGACGTACACGGTCCAATTCCCGATATCATCGGGACTTCTTGAGACCTGTTCCACCCAAGCTGAATCATGACCACATCCAATCAAACTCGAAGGTCGGAAATCACCCGACTGCGGCATGTTCCACCCAAATCCTCAATGGGTGGAACACCAACGAACTTGGCGGAATGGGTGGAACACGCTCACGTCCAGCGGTTTGCAACCAGCCATAGTGAGTGTTCCACCCAACAACCAACTAGGATAGAACGGGGGGTCCCCGTTGGGACCAAGGGATTGGATCGTGACGTACAGCAGAGAGCGTTCTGTGCTGGCTCAGAGCCAGTGAGAGCCATGCGAGGTGCTACGTGAGGATGAGTGACCCTATCGTCAACGAGCCGGAGGCGATTCCGGAGACGTTACGCGACCGCGACCAATGGGTGTGCTGGCGCGAAGAGGAGCGAGACGGCAAACCGACGAAGATTCCGGTGACGCCAGGGGCTGGGGAGTTCGCGTCAGCAACAGAGTCGGAGACCTGGGCGAGTTTCGAGGCAGCACTTGACTACAGCGAGACAGAGCACGCCGATGGCGTCGGGTTCGTGTTTACTGACGACGATCCCATCGTCGGCGTCGATCTGGACGACTGCCGTAATCCCGAGACAGACGACATCGACGACGCGGCGCTGGACATCATCGCACGACTCGATTCCTATACGGAGGTGTCACCGTCCGGTACCGGCTATCACGTCCTGGTTACCGGCACACTCCCCGACGGGCGGAATCGGCGCGGGAGCGTCGAACTGTACGACACGGCACGCTTTTTCACCGTCACTGGCAACCACGTCGAGCGGACACCGACGCGCGTTGCACGCCGCCAGGACGCGCTCACCGCGATTCACCGCGAGTACGTCCAGGACACCGAGCGTGACATAGCCTCCGAGTCCGAACAGCGAGATGGCACTGACGCCCGGTCACCGACGACCGACGCAGCCGACGTCGACGTCGACCTCGAAGACGGGGATCTCCTCGAAAAAGCGCGAAACGCATCGAACGGCGAGAAGTTCGAGCGGCTCTGGAACGGGAATACGGTCGGCTACGACAGTCAGTCCGAGGCCGATATGGCGCTGTGCTGTTTGCTGGCGTTCTGGACCGGTGGTGACCGGCCCCAAATGGAGCAGCTGTTCCGCCAGTCGGGATTGATGCGGGAGAAGTGGGACGAGGTCCACTACGCTGACGGGTCGACGTACGGCGAGAAGACCATCGAGCGAGCGATTGCGACCACGTCGGAGTTCTACGACCCGGACGCCGGCGGCGATACCGAAGATCCCCACGGCACACCTGACAGGGTCGCAACTGGCGGGACGCCTGACGAGGCAGACCGGAGTCGTGCGTATCTGGCGGAGAAAAACCGCTTGTTGAGTAAGCGCGTCGACGAACTCGAGGCAACACTCGAACAGAAGACTGAGCGGATCGAAACCCTCGAAACAGAGATCGAGCGCCTCACCGACGAACTCGCAGCCCGTGATCAGGAGACTGCGCAATCCCACGAGGAAGACTCCGGTACTGCGATCGAGACCGGTGATGACTCAGAGCCATCCTCTCTGTTGAGTCGATTCTTCGGTGGCCAATCTTAGTAGCGGCGCCGCTTCACCGCCATCCGAAAACCTCTCTCGAGCGTTCTGATTCTGCGAGCCGAGAAGATTAACCAACAGACTCGCTATATCGCGCCATTTGTTGGTTAACTACGCTCAATCTCGCCGCAAAACGGAGGGCTACCGGGGGGAGACTGTACTTCAGGAAACTATTCCTTGAAGTAAGAAATATATCCTTCGCGCTGCAATCCTGAATATGTCCGAGACAGATGCCCCCGATGGGCCGCCCCCCTTCGAGGAGCCGTTCAGCAGCGACGACGTCGAACAGCGTATCTACGGCACCATCCTGCAGACCCGCGAGCCGACGACGGCGAGCGCGATCGCCGACAGCGCCGACTGTGACCCCAAGACCGCCCGGAAGTATCTGGGGTGGTTCGACGCCCTCGGCATCGTCACCCGACACGACGGCCATCCAACCACCTACGAGCGCAACGACGCGTATTTCGAGTGGCGACGCACCAACCAGCTCGCAGCCGACCATTCCGTCGAGGATCTGCAGGATCGTGTTCGTGAGCTGACGACGCGCATCACCGAGTATGAAGAGACGTACGACGCCGCGTCACCGGCCGCGGTCGATGCCGTCGCCGCCGCGGAGGGCAGCGACGAGCGGACTATCGACGACGTGTACAGCGACCTCGGCGACTGGGCGACCGCCCGCGAAGAGCGAGACCGCTACGAACGGGCGCGCCAGCAACGCACGGGTAGCGAACGCGAACAGGCATCCGGGTAGCCCGCTCGATGGTGCCACCGACAGGCGATGGCGGGAACCCGGCCCCCATCGATCGTCCCATCCTCGAGTTCCTTCAGACACGGCTCCAAGCGACGAGGCAGGTCTCCCACGCGGCCATCACGGATGCAAGCGGCCATTTCGAGCTTCAGGTCGTCTTTGCATCGTCATACTACCCAGCGCCCGTCGACGACGCAACCCTGACTGTCCGCTGGTACACGAACGACGACTTCACAATCCACTATCGTGAGTTACATTCGGGGCACACCTGGGAATGCCGATGGGATCGGCATCCGAACCCCCACAATACGCGCGACCACTTCCATCCCCCGCCCACCGCCCCGACGCCCGGTGACGATGATTCGTGGCCGACCGATCATTGTGATGTCCTGCAACTGGTCCTCGACGAGATCGAAGACCGGATTGCAGCACTGTGGGACGACTAGACGACTCCCTCGCAGTGGCGTTTATCGCGCCGACCAAGGGTGACGGCGCTCAGCCCGATGGGCACCACACGAGAGCCGCCGTGGTGTCCAGCCTGGTGTCAACTGAGCGCGGTCACAGGTGAATCCATGTCTACGTTTAGTAACTCCGAGACAGCGAGTGCATCGCCGTCAGAAAACCACACGAGCCCACCCCGAGAGACCGAGGACACAGAGCCACAGACATCCTGGCCAGACGATACGAGCAGCGAGGATGGAACACCAACGCTCAGGATGGACCAATGTCCGGAGTGTGGGAACCGTCGCTTCGTCTCAAAACTCCTCGTGTACGAGGTCACCGGCTACGACGAGGGCGGCGAGCAAGAATTCCGCCGCCAGCATGTCCGTGCAGAGTTCGAATACACCTGCAGTGAGTGCCAGACGACACTCCGGACGCTTCCCGCAGAGCGCCGCGATTACTACGACGAAGTCGCGGTCCTCGAAACAGAACGGCGGGCAGCCCTCCGTGATCAACTCCGCCAGCTGGGGAGGCGGGTTTGGCAGCGCCTTGCAGCGCGGACGACGTGGCTGGCACTCGGACTCGTGACACTCGTGACCGGGCTCGTGATCGCACTCTAACAGACCGACAGCAAGGGGTGGCTTACAGTAGGTGTTGGAGTAGCGTCATGCTCCCTTCTAACCAGGAACGAGGCTAGCTGGAGGCAGATCGCTGACGTAGGACATCGTGCCCGCACCGCAGGTGTGTCTATCGGCGCCAGGAGGCGTGAGGCGCGCTCGCAGCGCGTGCAGAAGCGTGAGTTCCTATGTCTGGTCAAGATATCATCGATGACACGACAGGCGACTACGACCGGCTCGAAACCGAACTCGTTGCACAGGACCAAGATGCGTCCCAGGTCGCGACAGCGGACATCGACGAGACGACTGCCCGCCGTCTGGTTGGCGACCTCGTCGAGGACGATGTGGTGACGCCGATCCCTGACCACCGCATTCTCGTCCACGAGCCCAGTAGCAAGCCCTTCGAGTCGATCACCCAGCTCGCCGTGTTCCATCGTGGCTGGCAGGCCGCCACCGACGCCGACGCGGAGGACAACTGATGCAACAGACGCTTTCTGGGTGTGCGTTCTGCGATTCGC
This genomic window from Haloplanus vescus contains:
- a CDS encoding phage NrS-1 polymerase family protein, with product MSDPIVNEPEAIPETLRDRDQWVCWREEERDGKPTKIPVTPGAGEFASATESETWASFEAALDYSETEHADGVGFVFTDDDPIVGVDLDDCRNPETDDIDDAALDIIARLDSYTEVSPSGTGYHVLVTGTLPDGRNRRGSVELYDTARFFTVTGNHVERTPTRVARRQDALTAIHREYVQDTERDIASESEQRDGTDARSPTTDAADVDVDLEDGDLLEKARNASNGEKFERLWNGNTVGYDSQSEADMALCCLLAFWTGGDRPQMEQLFRQSGLMREKWDEVHYADGSTYGEKTIERAIATTSEFYDPDAGGDTEDPHGTPDRVATGGTPDEADRSRAYLAEKNRLLSKRVDELEATLEQKTERIETLETEIERLTDELAARDQETAQSHEEDSGTAIETGDDSEPSSLLSRFFGGQS
- a CDS encoding DUF7342 family protein; amino-acid sequence: MSETDAPDGPPPFEEPFSSDDVEQRIYGTILQTREPTTASAIADSADCDPKTARKYLGWFDALGIVTRHDGHPTTYERNDAYFEWRRTNQLAADHSVEDLQDRVRELTTRITEYEETYDAASPAAVDAVAAAEGSDERTIDDVYSDLGDWATAREERDRYERARQQRTGSEREQASG
- a CDS encoding primase-like DNA-binding domain-containing protein; its protein translation is MAVKREVTTMREYLRVTPTSERLNPERLPQALESLHKLTSTDSTGLADKLNPLHSDTPLRFEFLALSEGKDDPVEFYYGADDHLDTLEKRLRSVYPETFDIERTEVDIASRLVQPAEFDRETFVEHYEAGDLQYEFDPDEQYERGTDDNKQSGPGDAESVADGGTVGDQSADHIIEIGDTALELAPPDAIPEDEPLTTLAKPTVTSEGTILARPATESVSPLGVRWQGSATRKQDWMTSLSPFTADDEAELPAVDQPGGALASLVDHLMEATAPVAFQVVFQRRESWQSDADLRKEDVIDGRDTLAQEIIGSLFELDDQSESRDRNQLSDAVAKRVAAIEAKNPKRSFTANIRAIGIPSGGGGRDDLGERMQSLVPVFDPLDGPYYEVEAERVRDNGLRAATKDRNARAALQRLLDREITTGCGKTRPEFVLSGRELAHFVLVPSSEQLTVEGTRGTRAEQQSRNPLPRPHQDLMSEFRDGMAIGYALDDTGEAEGVPTHIPPGLLPTHYGRFGTTGSGKSKALINDMLSLYDNTEGPTILIIPKNDDMAQNYMRAHARRFGMTDLEENVVHFPIPDVLPGFSFFDLEPSMESGRRREDAVQRKADHYEEILKLVMGTDRYERATVAPTLIKTLIKALFDEEYGRENGRYRASTDYFAHRQLEHVVDQLWEAGPPNENIGDAPRSSDEEVTRTIRRQLQLDPNTFANVMGGVGNRLAYISQDTHLRQIFNNTENQFDFRDVLDEDTVILFDLGDLRDDAARIMTGVILTNLDAALKDRKQALSQHSDDYVVNLLVDEAASVVVSDIMNDLLEKGRGFRLSVGLSMQFPEQMEAEGGRKIYLNALNNIGSSLIGKINVDRELARAMAHEEMDPADFANRIRSLPRGEWIASLPSPTFGETGPYPFSLEPLPIPPGHPESESPLTEREEEQFTETLSSMHEDINDEHGVPAATDASTTRTPTDGHGVLDIGSDDLDVAIAKVVRSLQLREECREENGWVPVEAVDDELRRLFDDVDAEPPSYDALADIRERSRYLDTTVDIDADELRIRLTEAGEDVSTPDTGSVQAAGGSVHDAALLQIEEELTALGFTVSILAQDGSQKPDARASHPDVADRFAIEVETTTPENPAKVLTNLRKAQEAGDIPLFVVRPGNDETEWAERVDGILTPPVRTLQNGETRFYTTDSNLTFNGGATEEGGVTAVRPATDDENGTQNIWQRDGDEIVLRDASGTEHIRLPSLEKLSKDRVPAIYSYDHAADEYVVYEHGEQHIYETKSKFKDDWVRIKKPFVPEAELPVPDYTRSTYGILILHDEAESVVYEDGGKRPLSAITDGSLRPVSPESAAADEPPSQTDQADEPVEEKQEDQSPPSFESFVDEYLAEDADGAVPKDDVFDLYNDWAEAHGIDDPLNKSWFTRKLNTHIEVDSTKKRIDGEPVPHYTGVRIRSEEDFQP